One window of the Parasphingopyxis algicola genome contains the following:
- a CDS encoding phytoene desaturase produces MTKAAVIGAGFGGLALAIRLQSAGIETTLIEARDKPGGRAYYWERDGFVFDGGPTVITDPDCLTQLWELTGADMKDDVTLEPVFPFYRLNWPDGTNFDYSNDEVELTREIEKLNPADVEGYRRFLEYSAGVYEEGYLKLGAVPFLDFKSMLKAAPALARKQAWRSVYSMVASFVENEKLREALSFHTLLVGGSPMKTSSIYALIHKLEKDGGVWFAKGGTSRLIAGMVAHFERIGGTARIGDPVVDIETKGERVTGLACESGWRDDFDAVASNADIVHSYRDLLTSTKRGERATKSLLKKRYSPSLFVLHFGVEGTWPGIPHHMILFGPRYDGLLKDIYDHGVLAEDFSLYLHHPTVTDPSMAPEGCSTFYALAPVPHLGKFPADWDEIGEEYANRILDHIEARLIPGLKERIKTKFWYTPKDFATDLSAHQGSAFSLEPILTQSAYFRVHNRDDVVNNLYFVGAGTHPGAGIPGVVGSAKATAGLMLEDMAR; encoded by the coding sequence ATGACCAAGGCAGCCGTAATCGGTGCGGGGTTCGGGGGACTGGCGCTGGCGATCCGCCTGCAATCGGCGGGCATCGAGACGACCCTGATCGAGGCGCGGGACAAGCCGGGCGGCCGGGCCTATTATTGGGAACGCGACGGTTTCGTCTTCGATGGCGGGCCGACGGTGATCACCGATCCCGACTGCCTGACCCAGCTCTGGGAGCTGACCGGCGCGGACATGAAGGACGATGTCACGCTGGAGCCGGTTTTTCCCTTCTACCGGCTCAACTGGCCCGACGGCACCAATTTCGACTATTCGAACGACGAGGTCGAGCTGACCCGCGAGATCGAGAAGCTCAATCCCGCGGACGTCGAGGGCTATCGGCGCTTCCTCGAATATTCCGCCGGGGTTTACGAGGAAGGCTATCTGAAGCTCGGCGCGGTGCCGTTCCTCGATTTCAAATCGATGCTCAAGGCTGCCCCGGCCCTTGCGCGCAAACAGGCCTGGCGGTCGGTCTATTCGATGGTTGCAAGCTTCGTCGAAAACGAGAAACTGCGCGAGGCGCTGTCCTTCCACACGTTGCTCGTCGGCGGCAGTCCGATGAAGACGAGCTCGATCTACGCGCTGATCCACAAGCTCGAAAAGGATGGCGGCGTCTGGTTCGCCAAGGGCGGCACCAGCCGGCTGATCGCAGGCATGGTCGCGCATTTCGAGCGGATAGGCGGCACGGCGCGGATCGGCGATCCGGTCGTCGATATCGAAACCAAGGGCGAGCGCGTGACCGGGCTCGCCTGCGAGAGCGGCTGGCGCGACGATTTCGACGCGGTGGCGAGCAATGCCGATATCGTGCACAGCTATCGCGACCTGCTGACCAGCACCAAGCGCGGCGAACGGGCGACGAAGAGCCTGCTGAAGAAGCGCTATTCGCCCTCGCTCTTCGTCCTCCATTTCGGCGTCGAAGGGACCTGGCCGGGCATTCCGCATCACATGATCCTGTTCGGTCCGCGCTATGACGGGCTCCTCAAGGATATTTACGATCATGGCGTGCTGGCCGAGGATTTCTCGCTCTATCTCCATCACCCGACCGTCACCGATCCGTCGATGGCGCCCGAAGGCTGTTCGACCTTCTACGCGCTCGCCCCGGTTCCGCATCTCGGCAAGTTCCCGGCGGACTGGGACGAGATCGGCGAGGAGTATGCGAACCGCATTCTCGATCATATCGAGGCGCGGCTCATCCCGGGCCTGAAAGAGCGGATCAAGACCAAATTCTGGTACACGCCCAAGGATTTCGCGACCGATCTCAGCGCGCATCAGGGCAGCGCGTTCAGCCTGGAGCCGATCCTGACGCAAAGCGCCTATTTCCGCGTCCATAATCGCGACGATGTCGTCAATAATCTCTATTTCGTCGGCGCGGGCACGCATCCGGGCGCGGGCATTCCGGGGGTCGTCGGCAGCGCCAAGGCGACGGCCGGGTTGATGCTGGAGGATATGGCGCGGTGA
- a CDS encoding phytoene/squalene synthase family protein — protein MNNRSTLVAQARETIGRGSQSFAMASKLFDRETRERAWLLYAWCRRCDDLADGQALGHDMSVVADPAARLAEIRAKTAAALAGDATGDSSFDALGLVARECAIPRHMIDDHIAGFALDAEGWVPETEADLVQYCHHVAGVVGMMMAMVMGVAPDDEATLVRARDLGLAFQLANIARDIGEDARNGRCYLPRAWLAGTGIDRDRLLDPAHRPALAELARRLAGRAADYEESARRGTAALPFRSAWAVLAAAGIYGDIARKVAAKGEAALDERVYTTRREKLGWLFKSWRQALNRRQYVPVS, from the coding sequence ATGAATAACCGCTCCACCCTCGTCGCCCAAGCTCGCGAGACGATCGGGCGCGGATCGCAGAGCTTCGCCATGGCCTCCAAGCTGTTCGACCGCGAGACGCGCGAGCGGGCCTGGCTGCTCTATGCCTGGTGCCGCCGCTGCGACGATCTCGCGGACGGGCAGGCGCTCGGCCATGACATGTCGGTCGTCGCCGATCCGGCGGCGCGGCTTGCCGAGATACGAGCCAAGACTGCGGCCGCGCTGGCCGGCGACGCGACCGGCGATTCGAGCTTCGACGCGCTCGGTCTCGTCGCGCGGGAATGCGCGATTCCGCGCCACATGATCGACGATCATATCGCCGGCTTCGCGCTCGATGCCGAGGGCTGGGTGCCGGAGACGGAGGCGGATCTTGTCCAATATTGCCACCATGTCGCGGGTGTCGTCGGCATGATGATGGCGATGGTCATGGGCGTTGCTCCGGATGACGAGGCGACGCTTGTGCGGGCCCGCGATCTCGGCCTCGCGTTCCAGCTGGCCAATATCGCGCGCGATATCGGGGAGGATGCGCGCAACGGACGCTGCTACCTGCCGCGCGCCTGGCTTGCCGGGACAGGCATCGATCGCGATCGGCTGCTCGATCCCGCTCACCGCCCGGCGCTCGCGGAGCTGGCCCGGCGGCTGGCGGGCCGCGCCGCGGATTATGAGGAGAGCGCCCGGCGCGGCACCGCCGCGCTGCCGTTCCGCTCGGCCTGGGCGGTGCTCGCGGCGGCGGGCATCTATGGCGATATCGCCCGCAAGGTCGCGGCGAAGGGCGAGGCGGCGCTCGACGAGCGCGTCTACACGACGCGGCGCGAGAAGCTCGGCTGGCTGTTCAAAAGCTGGCGTCAGGCATTGAACCGCAGGCAATACGTACCAGTTAGCTGA
- a CDS encoding sterol desaturase family protein yields MHWSLGILLFLGTVLFMEGVAYVAHRWVMHGFGWFLHRSHHRPREGNWELNDFYALIFAIPSIVLLLGGVQLGWWPGFTWIGAGIAAYGAIYFGFHDVIVHKRLNHRYIPKSNYMKRIIQAHRLHHVVETKDGTVSFGFLYAPKPEELKAELKRRGHEGVRAPVGTFRESDRRPESI; encoded by the coding sequence ATGCACTGGTCGCTCGGCATATTGCTCTTCCTCGGCACCGTCCTGTTCATGGAGGGCGTCGCCTATGTCGCGCATCGCTGGGTGATGCACGGGTTCGGCTGGTTCCTGCACAGGAGCCATCACCGGCCGCGCGAGGGCAACTGGGAACTCAACGATTTCTACGCGCTGATCTTCGCGATTCCCTCGATCGTGCTGCTGCTCGGCGGCGTGCAGCTCGGCTGGTGGCCGGGTTTCACCTGGATCGGCGCGGGCATCGCCGCCTATGGCGCGATCTATTTCGGCTTTCACGACGTGATCGTGCACAAACGGCTGAACCACCGCTACATCCCGAAATCCAATTACATGAAGCGCATCATCCAGGCCCATCGCCTCCACCATGTCGTCGAGACCAAGGACGGCACGGTGAGCTTCGGATTTCTCTACGCGCCCAAGCCCGAGGAGCTGAAGGCCGAACTGAAACGCCGCGGCCATGAAGGCGTGCGCGCGCCGGTCGGCACATTTCGCGAATCCGACCGCCGGCCGGAGAGCATCTAG
- the sucC gene encoding ADP-forming succinate--CoA ligase subunit beta produces the protein MNIHEYQAKELLAEFGVGVPKGIAATSVEEAVAGAEQLPGPLYVVKAQIHAGGRGKGKFKELGPDAKGGVRLAKSVDDVRSDAEEMLGNTLVTIQTGEAGKEVNRLYVTDGVDIKEEYYLALLVDRASGRVAMVVSTEGGMDIEAVAHDTPEKIATITIDPLAGFTEADGRKAADALKLSGDLADTCVKLTGNLYEAFVKLDCAMLEINPLVETAPDSSGSGQLLVLDTKMSFDSNAEFRHPEYEQLRDESEEDPMELEASKHDLAYIKLDGNIGCMVNGAGLAMATMDIIKLNGAFPANFLDVGGGASKEKVTAAFKIILSDPAVEGILVNIFGGIMRCDIIAEGIVAAAKEVELDVPLVVRLEGTNVAQGKDILADSGLPIVSADDLGDAARKIVEQVQK, from the coding sequence ATGAACATCCATGAATATCAAGCCAAGGAACTGCTCGCCGAATTCGGGGTCGGCGTGCCCAAGGGGATTGCCGCGACGAGCGTCGAGGAAGCCGTTGCGGGCGCCGAACAGCTCCCCGGGCCGCTCTATGTCGTGAAGGCGCAGATCCATGCGGGCGGGCGCGGCAAGGGCAAGTTCAAGGAATTGGGCCCGGACGCCAAGGGCGGCGTGCGGCTCGCGAAATCGGTCGACGATGTGCGCAGCGACGCCGAGGAGATGCTCGGCAATACGCTCGTGACGATCCAGACGGGCGAAGCCGGCAAGGAAGTGAACCGGCTCTACGTCACCGACGGCGTCGACATCAAAGAGGAATATTATCTCGCCCTGCTCGTCGACCGGGCGTCCGGCCGGGTAGCGATGGTCGTGTCGACCGAGGGCGGCATGGACATCGAGGCGGTCGCCCACGACACGCCGGAGAAGATCGCGACGATCACGATCGATCCGCTGGCCGGTTTCACCGAGGCCGATGGCCGCAAGGCCGCCGATGCGCTGAAGCTGTCCGGCGATCTCGCCGATACGTGCGTCAAACTCACCGGCAATCTCTACGAGGCGTTCGTCAAGCTCGATTGCGCGATGCTCGAGATCAACCCGCTCGTCGAAACCGCCCCTGATTCTTCCGGTTCCGGGCAGCTGCTCGTCCTCGACACCAAGATGAGCTTCGATTCCAATGCCGAATTCCGGCATCCGGAATATGAGCAGTTGCGAGATGAAAGCGAGGAAGATCCCATGGAGCTCGAGGCGTCGAAGCACGACCTCGCCTATATCAAGCTCGACGGCAATATCGGCTGCATGGTGAACGGCGCGGGCCTCGCCATGGCGACGATGGATATTATCAAACTCAACGGCGCCTTCCCGGCGAACTTTCTCGATGTCGGGGGCGGGGCCAGCAAGGAAAAGGTAACCGCCGCGTTCAAGATCATCCTGTCGGACCCGGCGGTCGAGGGCATTCTCGTCAACATCTTCGGCGGGATCATGCGCTGCGACATCATCGCCGAGGGCATCGTCGCCGCGGCCAAGGAAGTGGAACTCGACGTGCCGCTGGTGGTTCGTCTGGAAGGGACGAACGTTGCGCAGGGCAAGGACATTCTCGCCGATAGCGGCCTGCCGATCGTCAGTGCCGACGATCTCGGCGATGCGGCGCGCAAGATTGTGGAGCAGGTGCAGAAATAG
- a CDS encoding electron transfer flavoprotein subunit beta/FixA family protein encodes MKILVPVKRVIDYNVKPRVKADGSGVDLANVKMSMNPFDEIAVEEAIRLKEAGKAEEIVAVSIGPAKAQETLRTALAMGADRAILIETDDEVEPLAVAKLLKAVADEEQPGLVILGKQAIDDDSNQTGQMLAALLGWGQGTFANTVEVGDGSVDVKREIDGGLQTVKLNLPAIITTDLRLNEPRYASLPNIMKAKSKPLDTKSPADYGVDTAPRLATSNVSEPPKREAGEILEDVDALVTKLKEMGVA; translated from the coding sequence ATGAAAATACTCGTGCCCGTGAAGCGGGTGATCGATTACAACGTCAAGCCGCGGGTCAAGGCCGACGGTTCGGGCGTCGATCTCGCCAATGTCAAAATGTCGATGAATCCGTTCGACGAAATCGCGGTGGAAGAGGCGATCCGCCTCAAGGAAGCCGGCAAGGCGGAGGAAATCGTCGCCGTGTCGATCGGCCCGGCCAAGGCGCAGGAAACGCTGCGCACCGCGCTCGCCATGGGCGCCGACCGCGCGATCCTGATCGAAACCGATGACGAAGTCGAGCCGCTGGCCGTGGCCAAGCTCCTGAAGGCGGTTGCCGACGAAGAGCAGCCGGGTCTCGTGATCCTCGGCAAGCAGGCGATCGACGATGACAGCAACCAGACCGGCCAGATGCTCGCCGCGCTGCTCGGCTGGGGCCAGGGCACCTTTGCGAACACGGTCGAGGTCGGCGACGGCTCGGTAGACGTGAAGCGCGAAATCGACGGCGGTCTCCAGACCGTGAAGCTCAATCTTCCGGCGATCATCACCACCGATCTCCGCCTGAACGAGCCGCGCTATGCCTCGCTGCCCAATATCATGAAGGCGAAGTCCAAGCCGCTCGATACGAAGAGCCCGGCCGATTACGGCGTCGATACCGCGCCGCGCCTCGCCACCAGCAACGTCTCCGAACCGCCGAAGCGCGAAGCCGGTGAGATCCTCGAGGATGTGGACGCGCTGGTCACGAAACTCAAAGAAATGGGAGTCGCCTGA
- a CDS encoding electron transfer flavoprotein subunit alpha/FixB family protein yields the protein MKTLVWVEHDNSEMKDATLAAVTAASKLGEVHAVVAGSGCQAVADQAAQVAGIGKVHLADDAAYEHALAENVAPLIADLMGHHDAFVAPATTTGKNIAPRVAALLDVMQVSDILSIEGDKSFTRPIYAGNAIATVTSSDEKLVITVRGTAFDKAATEGGSGEIEAVSGAGDAGLSTFVSEEIAESDRPELTSAKIIVSGGRALGSSEKFEEVITPLADKLGAGIGASRAAVDAGYVPNDYQVGQTGKIVAPELYIAIGISGAIQHLAGMKDSKTIVAINKDEDAPIFQVADYGIVADLFNAVPELTEKL from the coding sequence ATGAAGACGCTCGTCTGGGTCGAACACGACAATAGCGAAATGAAGGATGCGACGCTCGCCGCGGTGACGGCGGCGTCCAAGCTCGGCGAAGTCCATGCCGTGGTGGCCGGGTCCGGCTGCCAGGCCGTGGCCGATCAGGCGGCGCAGGTCGCCGGCATCGGCAAGGTGCATCTCGCCGACGATGCCGCGTATGAGCATGCGCTGGCCGAGAATGTCGCGCCGCTGATCGCCGATCTGATGGGGCATCACGATGCCTTCGTCGCCCCCGCCACGACGACGGGCAAGAATATCGCCCCGCGCGTCGCCGCGCTTCTGGACGTCATGCAGGTCTCCGACATCCTCTCGATCGAAGGCGACAAGAGTTTCACGCGGCCGATCTATGCCGGCAACGCGATCGCCACCGTGACGAGCTCGGACGAAAAGCTCGTGATCACGGTGCGCGGCACGGCCTTCGACAAGGCGGCGACCGAAGGCGGTTCGGGCGAGATCGAAGCCGTGAGCGGCGCCGGCGATGCGGGGCTCTCCACCTTCGTCAGCGAAGAGATTGCCGAAAGCGACCGGCCCGAACTCACCAGCGCCAAGATCATCGTCTCGGGCGGCCGTGCGCTCGGCTCGTCGGAGAAATTCGAGGAGGTCATCACCCCGCTCGCCGACAAGCTCGGCGCGGGCATCGGCGCCAGCCGCGCCGCGGTCGATGCGGGCTATGTGCCGAACGATTACCAGGTCGGCCAGACCGGCAAGATCGTCGCGCCCGAGCTCTACATCGCGATCGGCATCTCCGGCGCGATCCAGCATCTGGCGGGCATGAAGGATTCGAAAACGATCGTCGCGATCAACAAGGACGAAGACGCGCCGATCTTCCAGGTCGCCGATTACGGCATCGTGGCGGATTTGTTCAACGCGGTTCCGGAGCTGACGGAGAAGCTCTAA
- a CDS encoding oxidoreductase has protein sequence MAVADQVPTDSGFPAKTDGADVIKDIDLAGRTAIVTGGYSGIGLETVRALVGAGVDVIVPARSREKAETNLAEIDGAVRVGDMDLGDIGSVRRFADEMTGALDRLDLLINNAGIMACPEARVGPGWESQFGTNHMGHFALTLGLMPLLEKTPGARVVALSSTAHKVSDIRWDDLQFERGDYDKWEAYGQAKTANALFANALNRRMRNKGGLAFAVHPGGIFTPLQRHLPVEEQIAMGWLDEDGEPSELAKQGFKTPAQGCSTTLWAATSAKLDGKPGVYCEDCDIAAPTEPDNPLARYRGVDAHACDDDNAEKLWEISQELLAEA, from the coding sequence ATGGCAGTCGCAGACCAGGTACCCACGGATTCCGGCTTTCCCGCCAAGACGGACGGCGCCGACGTCATCAAGGACATCGATCTTGCCGGCAGGACCGCGATCGTCACCGGCGGCTATAGCGGGATCGGGCTCGAAACCGTCCGCGCGCTGGTCGGTGCCGGGGTCGATGTGATCGTACCCGCGCGCAGCCGGGAAAAGGCGGAGACCAATCTGGCCGAGATCGACGGCGCGGTCCGGGTCGGCGACATGGACCTGGGCGATATCGGATCGGTGCGGCGGTTCGCCGACGAGATGACCGGCGCGCTCGACCGGCTCGACCTCCTGATCAACAATGCCGGGATCATGGCCTGCCCCGAAGCGCGCGTGGGCCCCGGCTGGGAATCGCAGTTCGGCACCAACCATATGGGCCATTTCGCGCTGACGCTCGGCCTGATGCCACTGCTCGAAAAGACGCCGGGCGCCCGCGTCGTCGCGCTCTCCTCGACCGCGCACAAGGTCAGCGATATCCGCTGGGACGATCTGCAATTTGAACGCGGCGACTATGACAAATGGGAAGCCTATGGACAGGCCAAGACCGCCAACGCGCTGTTCGCCAATGCGCTGAACCGGCGGATGCGCAACAAGGGCGGCCTCGCGTTCGCCGTTCATCCCGGCGGCATCTTCACGCCCCTCCAGCGGCACCTGCCGGTCGAGGAACAGATCGCCATGGGCTGGCTCGACGAAGACGGCGAACCCTCCGAACTCGCAAAACAGGGCTTCAAGACCCCGGCCCAGGGCTGTTCGACGACGCTCTGGGCCGCGACATCAGCCAAGCTCGACGGCAAGCCCGGCGTCTATTGCGAGGATTGCGACATCGCCGCACCGACCGAACCCGACAATCCGCTGGCCCGCTACCGCGGCGTCGACGCGCATGCGTGCGACGACGACAATGCGGAGAAGCTTTGGGAGATTAGCCAGGAGTTGCTGGCGGAGGCCTGA
- a CDS encoding CarD family transcriptional regulator produces MASKALDFEVGDYVVYPKHGVGRVIELQNEEIAGMQLELYVLRFEKEKMTLRVPTNKAEGVGMRKLSSDKTLKDALKTLEGKPKVKRTMWSRRAQEYEAKINSGDLISIAEVTRDLFRADDQPEQSYSERQIFEAASSRLARELAAMEKTDEPAALEKILVILNKAAAIWNAEKEEEEANK; encoded by the coding sequence ATGGCGAGCAAGGCGCTGGACTTCGAAGTCGGAGATTATGTCGTTTACCCCAAGCACGGGGTAGGCCGGGTGATCGAGCTGCAGAATGAAGAGATTGCGGGCATGCAGCTCGAACTCTACGTGCTGCGGTTCGAGAAGGAAAAGATGACGCTCCGCGTGCCGACGAACAAGGCCGAAGGCGTCGGGATGCGCAAGCTTTCCTCGGACAAGACGCTCAAGGACGCGTTGAAGACGCTCGAGGGCAAGCCCAAGGTCAAGCGCACCATGTGGTCGCGCCGCGCGCAGGAATATGAAGCCAAGATCAATTCGGGCGACCTGATCTCGATCGCCGAAGTGACGCGCGACCTGTTCCGCGCCGACGACCAGCCCGAGCAGAGCTATTCGGAACGCCAGATTTTCGAAGCGGCCTCGAGCCGCCTCGCCCGCGAACTCGCGGCGATGGAAAAGACCGACGAACCGGCGGCACTCGAAAAGATCCTCGTCATCCTCAACAAGGCGGCCGCGATCTGGAACGCCGAGAAGGAAGAGGAAGAAGCCAACAAGTAG